The following are encoded together in the Cheilinus undulatus linkage group 3, ASM1832078v1, whole genome shotgun sequence genome:
- the camk1b gene encoding calcium/calmodulin-dependent protein kinase type 1 isoform X2, giving the protein MPLGDDCHAWKKKTTDVRDHYDFKEVLGTGAFSEVVLAEEKRTQRLVAIKCIPKKAIEGKENSIENEIAVLHKIKHTNIVSLEEIFESKSHLYLVMQLVSGGELFDRIIEKGFYTEKDASKLILQILDAVKYLHDMGIVHRDLKPENLLYYSMDEDSKIMISDFGLSKIESSGSVMSTACGTPGYVAPEVLAQKPYSKAVDCWSIGVIAYILLCGYPPFYDENDAKLFEQILKAEYEFDSPYWDDISDSAKDFIVHLMEKDPSIRFTCEQALMHPWICGDTALDRNIHESVSAQIKKNFAKSKWKQAFNATAVVRHMRRLQLSTGQDAEGCCEEGCSQNHDGADHLSNCTYHCHPTSRV; this is encoded by the exons ggGGGCGTTCTCTGAGGTGGTCCTGGCCGAGGAGAAGAGAACCCAGAGGTTGGTTGCCATCAAGTGTATCCCTAAGAAGGCAATAGAAGGCAAAGAAAACAGCATAGAGAATGAGATTGCTGTCCTGCACAA GATCAAACACACCAACATCGTTTCTCTGGAGGAGATATTTGAAAGTAAATCCCACCTCTACCTTGTCATGCAACT GGTGTCAGGCGGGGAACTCTTCGATCGTATCATAGAGAAGGGCTTCTACACAGAGAAAGATGCCAGTAAACTCATTCTGCAGATTCTGGACGCTGTCAAATACCTCCACGACATGGGCATCGTTCACCGAGACCTCAAG CCAGAAAACCTGCTCTACTACAGCATGGACGAAGACTCCAAGATCATGATCAGTGACTTTGGTCTGTCTAAAATAGAAAGCAGCGGCAGTGTGATGTCCACAGCATGTGGGACACCAGGATATGTCG CCCCTGAAGTGTTGGCCCAGAAACCCTACAGTAAAGCAGTAGACTGCTGGTCTATCGGTGTCATAGCCTATATTCT GTTGTGTGGTTACCCTCCTTTCTATGACGAGAATGATGCCAAACTGTTTGAGCAGATCCTGAAGGCAGAATACGAGTTTGATTCCCCCTACTGGGATGATATTTCTGATTCAG CTAAAGACTTCATCGTCCACCTGATGGAGAAAGACCCCAGCATACGTTTCACCTGTGAGCAGGCTCTAATGCATCCCTG GATTTGCGGAGATACTGCTCTGGACAGGAACATCCATGAGTCTGTCAGCGCTCAGATCAAGAAGAATTTTGCTAAAAGCAAGTGGAAG CAAGCATTCAACGCCACAGCAGTGGTTCGTCACATGAGGCGTCTTCAGCTGAGTACTGGTCAAGATGCAG AGGGGTGTTGTGAAGAGGGGTGTTCCCAGAACCACGATGGCGCTGACCATCTGTCTAACTGCACCTACCACTGCCACCCAACTAGCAGGGTGTGA
- the camk1b gene encoding calcium/calmodulin-dependent protein kinase type 1 isoform X1: protein MPLGDDCHAWKKKTTDVRDHYDFKEVLGTGAFSEVVLAEEKRTQRLVAIKCIPKKAIEGKENSIENEIAVLHKIKHTNIVSLEEIFESKSHLYLVMQLVSGGELFDRIIEKGFYTEKDASKLILQILDAVKYLHDMGIVHRDLKPENLLYYSMDEDSKIMISDFGLSKIESSGSVMSTACGTPGYVAPEVLAQKPYSKAVDCWSIGVIAYILLCGYPPFYDENDAKLFEQILKAEYEFDSPYWDDISDSAKDFIVHLMEKDPSIRFTCEQALMHPWICGDTALDRNIHESVSAQIKKNFAKSKWKQAFNATAVVRHMRRLQLSTGQDAGTKVICFSLSHTRLQHEHSVKLGLLLKTHCLSSAEGCCEEGCSQNHDGADHLSNCTYHCHPTSRV from the exons ggGGGCGTTCTCTGAGGTGGTCCTGGCCGAGGAGAAGAGAACCCAGAGGTTGGTTGCCATCAAGTGTATCCCTAAGAAGGCAATAGAAGGCAAAGAAAACAGCATAGAGAATGAGATTGCTGTCCTGCACAA GATCAAACACACCAACATCGTTTCTCTGGAGGAGATATTTGAAAGTAAATCCCACCTCTACCTTGTCATGCAACT GGTGTCAGGCGGGGAACTCTTCGATCGTATCATAGAGAAGGGCTTCTACACAGAGAAAGATGCCAGTAAACTCATTCTGCAGATTCTGGACGCTGTCAAATACCTCCACGACATGGGCATCGTTCACCGAGACCTCAAG CCAGAAAACCTGCTCTACTACAGCATGGACGAAGACTCCAAGATCATGATCAGTGACTTTGGTCTGTCTAAAATAGAAAGCAGCGGCAGTGTGATGTCCACAGCATGTGGGACACCAGGATATGTCG CCCCTGAAGTGTTGGCCCAGAAACCCTACAGTAAAGCAGTAGACTGCTGGTCTATCGGTGTCATAGCCTATATTCT GTTGTGTGGTTACCCTCCTTTCTATGACGAGAATGATGCCAAACTGTTTGAGCAGATCCTGAAGGCAGAATACGAGTTTGATTCCCCCTACTGGGATGATATTTCTGATTCAG CTAAAGACTTCATCGTCCACCTGATGGAGAAAGACCCCAGCATACGTTTCACCTGTGAGCAGGCTCTAATGCATCCCTG GATTTGCGGAGATACTGCTCTGGACAGGAACATCCATGAGTCTGTCAGCGCTCAGATCAAGAAGAATTTTGCTAAAAGCAAGTGGAAG CAAGCATTCAACGCCACAGCAGTGGTTCGTCACATGAGGCGTCTTCAGCTGAGTACTGGTCAAGATGCAGGTACCAAAGTCATttgtttctctctttcacacacaAGGTTACAACATGAGCATTCTGTAAAGTTGGGGCTTctcttaaaaacacactgtCTCTCTTCTGCAGAGGGGTGTTGTGAAGAGGGGTGTTCCCAGAACCACGATGGCGCTGACCATCTGTCTAACTGCACCTACCACTGCCACCCAACTAGCAGGGTGTGA